A genomic region of Macaca thibetana thibetana isolate TM-01 chromosome 14, ASM2454274v1, whole genome shotgun sequence contains the following coding sequences:
- the SSRP1 gene encoding FACT complex subunit SSRP1, protein MAETLEFNDIYQEVKGSMNDGRLRLSRQGIIFKNSKTGKVDNIQAGELTEGIWRRVALGHGLKLLTKNGHVYKYDGFRESEFEKLSDFFKTHYRLELMEKDLCVKGWNWGTVKFGGQLLSFDIGDQPVFEIPLSNVSQCTTGKNEVTLEFHQNDDAEVSLMEVRFYVPPTQEDGVDPVEAFAQNVLSKADVIQATGDAICIFRELQCLTPRGRYDIRIYPTFLHLHGKTFDYKIPYTTVLRLFLLPHKDQRQMFFVISLDPPIKQGQTRYHFLILLFSKDEDISLTLNMNEEEVEKRFEGRLTKNMSGSLYEMVSRVMKALVNRKITVPGNFQGHSGAQCITCSYKASSGLLYPLERGFIYVHKPPVHIRFDEISFVNFARGTTTTRSFDFEIETKQGTQYTFSSIEREEYGKLFDFVNAKKLNIKNRGLKEGMNPSYDEYADSDEDQHDAYLERMKEEGKIREENANDSSDDSGEETDESFNPGEEEEDVAEEFDSNASASSSSNEGDSDRDEKKRKQLKKAKMAKDRKSRKKPVEVKKGKDPNAPKRPMSAYMLWLNASREKIKSDHPGISITDLSKKAGEIWKGMSKEKKEEWDRKAEDARREYEKAMKEYEGGRGESSKRDKSKKKKKVKVKMEKKSTPSRGSSSKSSSRQLSESFKSKEFVSSDESSSGENKSKKKRRRSEDSEEEELASTPPSSEDSASGSDE, encoded by the exons ATGGCAGAGACACTGGAGTTCAACGACATCTATCAGGAGGTGAAAGGCTCCATG AATGATGGTCGACTGAGGTTGAGCCGCCAGGGCATCATCTTCAAGAACAGCAAGACGGGGAAAGTGGACAACATCCAGGCTGGGGAGTTAACAGAAGGCATCTGGCGCCGTGTTGCTCTGGGCCATGGACTTAAACTGCTTACAAAGAATGGCCATGTCTACAAGTATGATGGCTTCCGAGAATCG gagtttgagaaactCTCTGATTTCTTCAAAACTCACTATCGCCTTGAGCTAATGGAGAAGGACCTTTGTGTGAAGGGCTGGAACTGGGGGACAGTGAAATTTGGTG GGCAGCTGCTTTCCTTTGACATTGGTGACCAGCCAGTCTTTGAGATACCCCTCAGCAATGTGTCCCAGTGCACCACTGGCAAGAATGAGGTGACACTGGAATTCCACCAAAACGATGACGCAGAGGTGTCTCTCATGGAGGTCCGCTTTTATGTCCCTCCCACCCAGGAGGATGGTGTGGACCCTGTTGAG GCCTTTGCCCAGAATGTGTTGTCGAAGGCGGATGTAATCCAGGCCACGGGAGATGCCATCTGCATCTTCCGGGAGCTGCAGTGTCTGACTCCTCGAGGGCGTTACGACATTCGGATCTACCCCACCTTTCTGCACCTGCATGGCAAGACCTTTGACTACAAGATCCCCTATACCACAGTGCTGCGTCTGTTTTTGTTACCCCACAAGGACCAGCGACAGATGTTCTTTGTG ATCAGCCTGGACCCCCCAATCAAGCAAGGCCAAACTCGCTACCACTTCCTGATCCTCCTCTTCTCCAAGGACGAGGACATTTCGTTGACTCTGAACATGAACGA GGAAGAAGTGGAGAAGCGCTTCGAGGGTCGTCTCACCAAGAACATGTCAGGATCCCTCTATGAGATGGTCAGCCGGGTCATGAAAGCGCTGGTGAACCGCAAGATCACAGTGCCAGGCAACTTCCAAGG GCACTCAGGGGCCCAGTGCATTACCTGTTCCTACAAGGCGAGCTCAGGACTGCTCTACCCGCTGGAGCGGGGCTTCATCTACGTCCACAAGCCACCTGTACACATCCGCTTCGACGAGATCTCCTTTGTCAACTTTGCTCGTGGTACCACTACAACTCGTTCCTTTGACTTTGAAATTGAGACCAAGCAGGGCACTCAGTATACCTTCAGCAGCATTGAGAG ggaggagtatgGGAAACTGTTTGATTTTGTCAACGCGAAAAAACTCAACATCAAAAACCGAGGATTGAAAGAG GGCATGAACCCAAGCTACGACGAATATGCCGACTCTGATGAGGACCAGCATGATGCCTACTTGGAGAGGATGAAGGAGGAAGGCAAGATCCGGGAGGAGAATGCCAATGACAGCAGCGATGACTCGGGAGAAGAAACCG atgagtcATTCAACCCAggtgaagaggaggaagatgtgGCAGAGGA GTTTGACAGCAATGCCTCTGCCAGCTCCTCCAGTAATGAGGGTGACAGTGACCGGGATGAGAAGAAGCGGAAACAGCTCAAAAAGGCCAAGATGGCCAAGGACCGCAAGAGCCGCAAGAAGCCTGTGGAG GTGAAGAAGGGCAAAGACCCCAATGCCCCCAAGAGGCCCATGTCTGCGTACATGCTGTGGCTCAATGCCAGCCGAGAGAAGATCAAGTCAGACCATCCTGGCATCAGCATCACAGATCTTTCCAAGAAGGCAGGCGAGATCTGGAAGGGAATgtccaaagagaagaaagag gagTGGGATCGCAAGGCTGAGGATGCCAGGAGGGAATATGAAAAAGCCATGAAAGAATATGAAGGGGGCCGAGGCGAGTCTTCTAAGAG GGACAagtcaaagaagaagaagaaagtaaaggtAAAGATGGAAAAGAAATCCACGCCCTCTAGGGGCTCATCATCCAAGTCATCCTCAAGGCAGCTAAGCGAGAGCTTCAAGAGCAAAGAGTTTGTGTCTAGTGATGAGAGCTCTTCGGGAGAGAACAAGagcaaaaagaagaggaggaggagcgaG GACTCTGAAGAAGAAGAACTAGCCAGTACTCCCCCCAGCTCAGAAGACTCAGCGTCAGGATCTGATGAGTAG